In Tubulanus polymorphus chromosome 2, tnTubPoly1.2, whole genome shotgun sequence, a single window of DNA contains:
- the LOC141900225 gene encoding glutamyl-tRNA(Gln) amidotransferase subunit C, mitochondrial-like: MYRLRHMQLLLRNYPLFQFKNRLSSKVPSEPTWKRKPDKAEPSIDEDMVYLLERLSLVDFSNQAAVERLSDAIRFANHLQDVDTSGVEPMESVLEDRSLYLRDDIVNEGKIREQILRNASQTVEEYFVAPPGNIPLKKEDISVNPQKKS; encoded by the exons ATGTATAGATTGAGGCATATGCAGTTACTGTTGCGAAATTATCccctttttcaattcaaaaatcgTCTATCTTCGAAG GTGCCAAGTGAACCAACATGGAAGAGAAAACCTGATAAAGCAGAG CCTTCCATTGATGAGGATATGGTATATTTACTTGAGCGACTCTCGCTGGTTGACTTCAGCAATCAGGCGGCAGTTGAACGGTTGTCAGATGCGATTAGATTTGCGAACCATCTACAAGACGTCGATACAAGCGGTGTGGAGCCCATGGAGTCTGTGTTAGAGGACAG GTCTTTATATTTGCGAGATGATATTGTGAATGAAGGCAAAATTCGAGAGCAGATTTTACGGAATGCTTCACAAACCGTTGAAGAATACTTTGTGGCACCTCCAG GAAATATTCCCTTAAAGAAGGAAGATATTTCAGTTAATCCTCAAAAGAAAAGCTGA